The sequence below is a genomic window from Rattus rattus isolate New Zealand chromosome 3, Rrattus_CSIRO_v1, whole genome shotgun sequence.
GATCTCTGCGAATAGCTCATCCACTGAGGCTTTGTTTTTGGCCGATGTTTCCATGAAGGGGCAGCTCCACTCCTCGGCCAGGGCCTTGCCCTCGCCATAGGAGACCTCACGTTCGCCCTCCAGGTCCACCTTGTTGCCTACCAGGATCATGGGTACGCGCTCGTACCGTTTCACGCGGATGATCTGGTCCCGCATGGGCTTGatgtcctggaagctctgctggTTGACCAGGCTGTAGACGAGGATGAAGCCCTGGCCATTCTTGATGTACAGGTCCCGCATGGAAGCGAACTGCTCCGTGCCCGCGGTGTCCAGGATCTCCAGAACCGACGGCGACGAATCCACCTCGATCTCCTTGCGGTAAAAGTCTTCGATGGTTGGGTCGTACTTCTCGATGAAGGAACCTGTTACGAATTGCACGGTGAGCGCGGACTTGCCCACGCCACCCGAGCCCAGTACCACCACTTTGTACTCTCTCATGGCTCCGTCGGCGCTCTCGTCGCGCCTGCCGCGGCCCCGTCGGGGCTGCGCGCCGGGGAAGGCTGGGTTGGGCGGGCGGGTGTACTTGTCCCCTTCCTCAACTCCGCAGGAACAACCCTGGCGAGACTAGCCCGGTAGCACGGGCTCGCCGACAGGCTAGCAGAGCCCCGCGCCGGGCCGACCGGCAACGGGGGCGCGTCCCTAGGGCGCGGGTCCCGGGCCCCGCAGCAGTCCTGGCGGAGGACCCTGAGGACAATGCGCGCAGTCGGAGCAAGACAACGGCTGGAGCTCTTTACCACCGCAGCCTGGGAGGGCCGGGAGGCGGTGGCGGCTGGTTGCAGAGGCGGCTGCTAATTGTGCGTCCGGCTGAGACACGCGTGGCATGAGTCCCCACGGAACGTGCGTCCAGCTCCGCGGCCcatcactctctcctctctctcccgcAGCCTTCTCTGGGCGAGGGCTTCCTACTCGCCGCGCGCAGCCCGGCCCTCCCCGCCCAGCGGAGCATGCCCAGTGCGCCGCCCGCCGTGCCCCGCCCGAGCTCCGCTCCAGCTTTTCCGCCGCATCGGTAGTGGGCGTGGTAGAGGGTGGGGCAATCAGGGActgggcggggcgggggcggggcggcgcGAATCTTGGAACTGGGGAACCCGGCTTGTGTGTGCTTGTAGGTGGAAAGCTCTCCAAACCCAAGCCACTGTCTGGGCTCTGCGGGCCTCCTGAGGGCGCAGCAGGCAGCAGCTGGCTGTGACCTCCTCATCGGCTTCCCCTGTTAAAGGATAAGACACCTATTCCTAAACCCAGGCCGCTGCGCACCTCCAAGAATCATACACTTGCAGGGCATTTTTCAGGCCGGGGAAGGTACAGAGAGGCTCGTGCCCCAACTTGGCACTATGTTCCCGTGTCATTTCCCCTCGAAGAACTCGGCTTGAGTCCCTGTCCGGACCAGGAGCTAGTGGGTGGGAATTTGTGGGTCGCCACAGCCTTCGGGGCAGGAGTTGCCGGGTCATCCTACCTCCCCTTTGGCTAGAGCCAAAACCAGGCTAGTGGATCGAGCCCCGCGGAAGGCCCGCGGCTCCCGCACCCAGTCAGGGCATGCTCAGTCGGCAGAGCAGGTTCGGGGCTTGCAAGTAGGAAGGTTTCGCACCGCACACCCACACGCCAGCTCAAATTACCTCTCCCAGACTCCCAACTCATTGGCCCCAGGATGTGAGTCTCACACCCCCAAATGTTTTCCCATTGGCTGTTCCGGAGGTTTTGTCACTTTAGACAGCTTCATTGGCTGGAAAGTCGCCTCCGCTTAGGATTGGTTATTTATAGAGATTGAGTGGAGAGGCGGAGGCCCAGCTGTTCCTTCTCCCCTGCTCCCCGCCCCCTTCCACCCACTGCCCAGGCCTGTTCATCTGAAGctgagaggggaaaagaaggaattTAGGTGGAGTGCTGCAAACTAAATATAGTCCTTTGTTGGTGTTCTGGAGGGAGTCTGACTTCTTTAAGCCCAGTCACGACCGTCCCTTAAAGGGAGCAGCTAGGATTCATTACTGCTCCCGGTCTGCAAGAAAACCTAAAGTTCCTAACTTGATCTTTGCAGGAAGAAGGCTGCGATGAGCAATGAGCCACCGGGAGCTCGTGGCATCAGGGGAGGTGGGGCTGCCCGGGCTTGCCTCTTCCcaaagctctgcttggttggaaGGGCAGTCTCAAGTCTTGGCTCCGCTCACTTGCACGGGGATACGAGATGATGCCTGGACTTGTCCCGAGTCTCTCTAGTTCCTTGCTAGGAGAGATGGCAAGACCTGTCAGTGTACTGCACTGGCAGCGGGAGCCCAGGGGCACAGATGGGTGGGGATCGGTTTTGTGTCAAGAGAACCGGCGCTAAGTGGCCAGGCTTGCTATCGGATGCCACTAGCCTCTGCTTTAAACGCCTTCATTGAAGGGAGAACTGAGCAGTGTTGCTTTTGGTTCCAAGTCACAGCGGTACTTAAGGCTCCATTTGGGAGTGAACCTGCTCCAGATTCTTGGCTGCGGGCCCCGAGTGGGTGTCCGCAGCGGCAAGTTCCAGCCAGTAGAGCCAGGCAGGACCTCAGTATAATCCTGTGCCTTTTTGAAATGgtgctttctctctgccttggttCTGGTTCTGCCATTTAGTGGAGGAAGAGTTTTTGTGGTCGACTACTGACTGCTTCGGTATAATTATGCTTATataattcttcagagacttatcTCTGAATCAAACTTTAATATAGCTGGCTAGAACCCTGCCAACTTTCTGCCAGTGTTTAATGTCTGCCAAGTGTTTTGCATGCACTATCTCAATTACCCCTCATAATAATAATTACTCTTAtgcccattttaaagatgaagaaactgaggctcccaGGTGTTCAGTAGCTTGCCTAAGAGTGGCAAAGCCAGGATTACAACCTAGGTGTTTGATTGTAGAGCAGTCAAACGGCTAGTGGTACTTTCCCACAAGATAATCCCCAGCTTTCCTTCTCAAGTAGAATTTAATAACAACATAATCAGAGGAACTTTTGAGCCAGAGGAGGACGCTCTGCTATGACCATGCTTTGCTCTCCTCTTGTGAAGATGACATCTTTTTGGATGGCGCTTCCTCATCTACGTTATGGCTCCAAAGGGTTGGGACTCTGAAATACCTTTCTGGGTGGTGCCAAGACCAGGATCTTTGGGGGGACTCCCAACTCACCCATATCCAGTTAATAATTCTTTATTGAGCTGTGCACAAAGATGTGTTTTTTAGTAACctgaaagaaaatgcttccagcTTATATGTGTAGTTTGTCATTTCAAGCTTGGGACCTCACTTCGCAACTATCTAGGTCCTAGGACAAGTCCGTGGAGCTTCCTAACCTTAGTTTGCCACTCTGTAAAATAGTGGTGATCAAGTTGGCCCCACCTCCAGGGCTGGACAAGATACCTGGAAGACAATCTGAACAGCAAAGCCCTCTCTTTACAGCAGAGAGGTGAGCAGAGTTAGAGCCTTGAAGTCCTGGCTGCCCTCTCCAGCAGTTTGATGCATTCCAAGGAGAGGATAATGAACAGACAGTGGATAGATAGTAACACCCATTAATGCCATTGTGCACCAGATATTTATCAATTACTACCCAGCCCGAGCAGCCAAACAGCCCGGTCTAGAAGAGATAGCCACATAGACAGGTAGATGGTACTACTGAAGCTTGATGGCGttttcaataacagaaaaaaaaaattgtttctaaagTTTGAAAGCTTTCTATTTGGTATTTTTCAGTAGGAGTTTTTAATACATCCCAATTATTTCCCACAGATAAGATATCCATGGGGTATTATGATTCAAAATGAAGCCAAGGGTCCAAAATTTTTTAGAAGGATTGCTACATAACTTGAACACAACTTTTTTACTATGATAATTAAGTGGCATGCCACTGAACTATGTACCCAgcaatgtatgtatatgtatgtgttgtgagTAGTGAGGCTAACAGGCCTGGATTACTCAGCTTGATTTAaagcaaacatattttaaagtcGATCACGTCCTAGTATCAGAGTTTTGCTTGgttagttttgattttctttctttctttctttttttttttttgaatcattGCCGCATGCTATGAGGATTTACAGAACTAAGTCGAAATGTTAGAGGGCAGTACCACATCTGGTTTATGTTTAGAGCCAACCTTTCATGGTTCATGATATTTATTATGGTAAGAGATCTTCAATAAATATTCACATTCGCATTCACAGAACAGTTCTAAGTTCCTTATGAGCTGCAGCTCTGGGCCTTCAAGGAAAGCAGGAGTGCTACAAGGTGAGTTTTAAAGCTCTCAAGCAGAAAGTGTTTCAGCTGCACAGCCCATTCGTACAAAGGAGCTGATTTAATGATGTCCGTAGATCTCCCACAGCTAACTGCAGGTACACAAATCACTCTAAACTCCCTAATTTTGAAAATGCCCAGAGTAAGTTGGTAGTGACTGTATCATAATTTTAAAGCAGAAGACTACTGACTTTGCGGAGTTCTCAAATGATATATCTCAAGTAATTGAATTTCTGATACTAGAACCACCTATCTGGTTTAGGGTTTTAtcaaagatactttaaaaataaccaacaaGGAGcttctctgaaaatattttctaattcaggCAGTCATTGCTTTAGAGGGTTGGTGTTACACTTTGGATGGCCAACACATTTCACATTACTTCATATACTACCCTATCACCCAGCGAGCAGCCATCTTGGGAGCACAAGTACTTGACCAGTCTTGATGAGATCTTGAATCTTTGTTATCTTAGAACCAATCAAGAGCATCTTAGAATTACAACTAAGGTAAAGCAGAAAATTGCTCTGTCTTATTCCTGCAGTGACTGTGCCTGTCTGGGTTACTTGTGCACtgatatctttttttcttatttcaattgTCCTTAAAAATAATGTTCgtggaataattttaaattaaataacctCTGAAAATCATTCAACCTCTacaaaatctacacacacacaaacacacatatcgGGAGAATGGAATCAACTATTATCTCATTTGTCTCTTTTATCAGTCTGGTATTGCACAGCACACTTGgcaaataaattaatatactCGTAATATGGAGAATAAAATCTATTCATCTCAATAAAGAAGTTGTCATGGGCTGAGATGTCCTGAGAGACCAGGCTGATTGAGCACAATAATTCAGTAGATTTGCACCCATGCCATTATATGCCCATTTTGAATGGCTTGCACATATTAATTCTTTCAGTCAGTTTTAGAAAACAAGGTCAAAGTCCCTTCTCTTAAAGGTAAATGATCTGACCTTTTCTCTTGGATCTCAGATCTGCCAGAGACCATCATCTACTGGGAAGACCGTGTTCCTCTTGGTATTGGGTCTCAGATCTGCCAGAGACTTCATCTATGGGAAACCCCGTGTTCCTTCTGCAGCATGACTTTATTTGATGAAAGTACAAAGGAAGCTTGAGGAAGGAAGCATTTAGAGAGATTTAGTTGATCTAGGTTTTCTTGGTTGAAAGAGCCATCTCAAACCCCCGTCTTTTTAAGATTCCTCTCCTCAGAACGTTCtgttccagagaaccaaatataGAAATAGGAGAAATTGCTTAGCTCCATTACAAAGaatttgtctctctttctttttcctcacaaACCACTGGATGAAAGGAGCCCCCCTTCCCCTGCAGGGATGACAACACACCACTTCCGCTGACACAGTTGAAGCCTATCAGCCCTCTGCAGCGGTGACTCCTCCAACTCTTTCAGCCTGTGGTTCTGAGGGAGACAATGAGGGACTGTGCAAAGGAACGGAAGTTTCACTTGTAAATTATCACCAGCAGTGTGGTCTGCTTTATAGAATTCGTCTAATGGGAACTCTGTTTTACTGGGAATTACATAATCGTGCTATCGGAAGGTAGTATAAAAGATCTGTGAGCTGTAGCTTAGGAAGACCATATTTCAAAGCAGAAAACAGTTTTGTGGTTATTGTTTTCAGGGCTGTGAGTCATGCttgtaagaaaatatattaaaagcctCCTATGTACCAAAAGATTACTGTTAGTTATTCGATATTTGTAATAAGGTCACAGGACTgcaaaatatacttttaaagttCCTTTCTGTTAAGAGATCTCTatccttaaatttttattgttttgtagaAAACTGAGTAACCCTTAAAAAGCGATAAATATTTGTGGGTTTTGTGTAAGTTGAATATTATAGGTGAGTGCTTCAAACATTTTCTGTAAAGGGCTACATCATAAATATGTCAAGTTTTTTTAAGGCCACACCACCTCTTTACTACTTCTAAGTTTCATCTAGCATacaagcctccttagacaatatGCAAATGCATGGTCATGGCAGAATGCCAATAATACTTCCTTTGTGGAAACAGGTGGTGGACTGCATTTGGCTTGCAAGCCCATGGTTTGTTGATTTCTAAACCATGAATtgaagggaatgggaagaaaaCCCTTATTTGCTGTCAGaatgtgtttaaataaaaatgaactactATCCTGTCCATAGATGTAGTTACACTTTTGTCTATAATCAGTGGGAAATTTCTCACCAAATAGCAAGTATATATTAACAGATGAAACTcactttatataatttataagtgTTCATATTGCTATTCTTACAGAAATGTCAAAGGCATTAGCTGTGCTTTATTATTCTTatgtcttttctatttattttcgattaattgattttaattccctttttatttttaataatatggattatatttgttatttaataTATCGTATAAATGTACtatgcatataaaatacatatgtattacacaaataaaatacatatgtattacacaaataaaatatatatgtattacacatATTACATAACtgtcatagatagatagatagatagatagatagatagatagatagatagatagatatacattaTACCTTGGAAATAGTTTCATTAATTTGTGATTAGCTTTTGATTTTAAATggcctttaaattaaaaatttaaaaataatccttttcTGAATTTGCTCTTTTCCTATTGACTTGCCTTTGTAGATTTTGTGCCACAGGTAGGAAGCacccttaattttctttttcataagctGATATTTTCTTCTAGCATGTCTATGGTTATGTGTTGACTTACTActcaaatgaagaagaaagacagtgaaATAGAAACCTGAGTAATGGGATTGCAAAGAATAATAGcttcagaagagaaggagagaggaatctAAGAATATGGATCACAGGAGGAAGCATCCTTCCTctggtaagagaaagaaaagcctaGTGACCCAGAGATGAGCTGATAGTGCCAAAATAGAGGTACTGCAAACGACTTCAGCATCACTAAAAACTGGCAATGTGCCTGCTGGAAAGGGGAGCAGCAAGGTGTGGGTGTAGATTCCCAGAAACAATGAAGCTGCTTGAAACTCTGTGCTGTGCATGGCGCATCGATGCTAGGTTATCAACTTTGGGTACGTGAATTTATGACGATCCCAACTCACTTTCTCAACAATTTAGATGGCGATAATTCCTTTCAAGTATGTCAGATCATAAGCAATTGAAAGTTTGCAGGTTTTTTTGCAGCGCATATAATACATGGTTACAAAATGAACTATACATCTCTCAAGTGTCTATACTCTTAGTAGAAGTACATTTGTGaccatgtaattaaaaatacaacacaaagagaaaatttaatGAGCTCAAGAAAATTGCCACCAATCTGATCCTTTGGTTTCTCCTATCAAATGAATGGTAATCTGCAATGAAGCCTGACTACACTTCCAGACAATTAATCATTTTGAGAAGCTTTTCTTGATTGTTGTCCACAAAATGTTTATATTAGAGATATTGTTACAGTAAGAAAATACTTATATCAATTTATATTATGTAAGTGGTATATCCTTGTCATAGAAACTTCGGGATATTTGGAAAAGTgcgaaattaaaaagaaatcatttaaagcATACCTTAATGTTTAGGTTGATCATCTTTTgtcttaataaaattattttctggaCATGGTTAGGTCTCTCATGACTGCCTTAACTTACAGCTCAATTTAGACTCTATGTATTCTATACATATTCTGCAAACAGGAATTAATTTAAAAGTCCTAAATATCAGCTTAGCGgataattttcttcttatttaattATCTCTTTATGGGAATCACATATCTATTTTTCTAATGTTATTGCAATCAAAAGTTGCCCAGAAGTTGCCTTATTGACATGGTCCCTAACCCAGCCTATTTGGaactatttttcctgtttttcctgaaTGTGGGGATAAAGCACATCCAGGTTCATGACCTCTGGAGTAGCTGGACATGGCTGCCTGTTTATATCATCAGCTAGTTAGTCAACAGCTTTAGGCACATTCTTCCTAGCGGTTCTGTCCTTCTCCAAAGATGACCTTCCCCTTTGTGGTTAGCAGTGCCCACTGATACATCAGCCCCATTCGAAGCACTGGTAGTGACTTCTGTATTATCCACACATTTCTGCCCTCTTTGTCAGAATGCACCCAGGCTTCGGTATGTTTGCTCTAAGTATTACAGAGGCTTAAAAGAAATCTGCCCCTTACTTTTCCCAAATTCTATCCCAGTATGTCTGGAAAATGGCTTATTCTCAACTATGAGAGTTATAGGAAATCGGGGTATTTTTGTTGACATGATTTCATACTAAAAATTTCCTTACAGTGTTGTTAGAGTTTCTATTCCACAACTTCCAAACCTAGTTCTGAGCACATAGCACAGTTCACCTTCTGCACAGCTTCTGGGTAAGCAATGTGGACAAACATAAGCAGAAACACCTTGGCTCAGATGCAAGATTACTGTATAGGTTTCAGTGTTTTTACTGAATATGCAAGCCTACGGTTTGTCGATTTCTAAACCATGGATTgaggagagcaggagaaaagCCCTTATTTGCTGCTCTActgtctttaaataaatatgGGCTACTAGTCTTTTGATAGATGTAGTTACATTTTGGCTATAATCAATGGGAAAGTGCCAGTCAAATGACAGGTATATATCAACAGCTGAAActcaatttatataatttataagtgctcttattgctatttttatataaatgtcaAAGGCATTAGCcgggctttattatttttatgtctttcctattattttaatttagttttatttttaatttaattttaattatggatTATgtttattatgtaatatattttacatatataggATGTTCCTATAGAAACAGTATAGTTTTAAGTATGGGAAACAACTTTTAATATTTCCCTACCATGAGTTTTTGTATATGGGTACCATTTTGTAGTTTTGGGTTATATATAGACTGCTTAATTTTATAAACTGCTATCTGAGTTGCTGAATTGAGTGTCATCAAATATTGCTAAATGAATTTTGACTTGGGACAAATTAGGACAGAAGTTCCAAcatcttaaataaaattatttctgccattttgtaaagtatattttttaaaaccaatgTTCTCAATATTGatgatcataaaataaatatcaatcaactcaaaaaaaaaaacccactaaagaTGGTGGTCTATGTCCTGCAATATCAAACATTCtaccaagatttaattctttatgtaaaaataaacccAGTATATTCACCTCATTAGTATGGAAATTTGCTCTCATGTTTAACAAATAGTAAATTACGTGTACAACAAGAACTATTTTAAGATGAATTTACAGTTTGATATCAGTAAATGTTTGATTTGCATATCCATTTTACATTCTTATATATTCCAAATCACATAGAAATTTCTCATGCAAAAAGAGTTTGGAAATGTAGGGAAGTTTAAGAAGCCCAGTGCTATTTTATAATAGTCCAAGTTACTTTTGAGAAAACATGATTCAAACTCAGAAGTGTGATCTAAGGACAGCAGAAATCCTCAGAgatatgaggtttttttttattggatttttttatttacatttcaaatgttattcactttcccagtttcccagacataagtcccctatcacatccccctccccttcttcaataaatgtgttcccctccccatccaccccccttcccacccaccctcacattctcctatactggaggtccaaccttggcaggaccaagggcttctccttccattgatgcccaacaaggcctttctctgctacatatgcaaaatACAGAGTTTATATCAGATAAAAGATCTTGATATGACCACAGTTTCCTGAGGAAGAGGAGATTCCATTCAAGGAATGAGCTCCCAAGATACCAGGGATGCTAGGGGCATGGATTCCCAAAGTCTTGGTACCAGGATTTTAGGACAGGGAGCAAGAGAAACTAGACCTGACACAACAGCCAGCAACAACTTATGAAAGTGAGAGTCATGGATGTTGACATCCATAGAAAAACCTTAATACAATGAGCTAATGCAGGAATACAGGGAGCCCACCAAGCAGCCAAGAAGGCTGTCCAGAAAAGGAGCTTATGGGCCCTAAGTGCAATttatg
It includes:
- the Rap2b gene encoding ras-related protein Rap-2b is translated as MREYKVVVLGSGGVGKSALTVQFVTGSFIEKYDPTIEDFYRKEIEVDSSPSVLEILDTAGTEQFASMRDLYIKNGQGFILVYSLVNQQSFQDIKPMRDQIIRVKRYERVPMILVGNKVDLEGEREVSYGEGKALAEEWSCPFMETSAKNKASVDELFAEIVRQMNYAAQPNGDEGCCSACVIL